In the Candidatus Neomarinimicrobiota bacterium genome, CATTCTGCACAAAATCGTGAACCATCTCTCTGATCGCAAGCTCATCTTCAGAGAGAAGACTGTCTAAATCATAGTAGTCAATGCCGCGATATGGACTCACAATAATTCTCCTTCATATGATAGTTCTAGAACAATTTGTTTTCGGACCGTTCCTGCGCTTCAATCTAACGCGCATCTGCTATGGAATGCCACCAATCTGTTAGATAGACGTCGATCATTTCACGGCGGTATTTCAGCGGCATCATGTCGTTATCCACAGTCTTGCACTCTTTGCGTGCTCGCCGGATCAGATCTTCAAGCGTCATGGAGGAGAGGGGTTGTTCCACAAGAACCGGAGCCATGGATACACCGTTCAGACAGACACGGGCCGTTCCGTCAGAGTCAACTGTTGCCGCAACTGTGAGAGAGGTAAAGTCAACACTTCGCCGCAGACGTAGCTTGCGGAACCACCACCTCTCGGGCTCACGTGCAATTTTAATCTCAGTCAAGATGGCATCATCATCCAAGTGGATATGTTCCTGAATCCCGTCTGCTACATATATGTCCTTCAACGGTATTCCAACTATAGCATCTCTATTGTGTATAACAACTGTCGCCTCCAAGACCATAAGGGCCGGGGCTGTGTCAGACACGTTTCGAGCGAAACACTTATCTTTTCCGCCCGTAACCTGACAGATATCGCCCACTTCCTTGAGACATGAACCGATGGCCTTCCGCCACGCTTTAGACTGGTTGTAAAAGGTACAGCGATTCTGTACCAGAAGATTGCCGCCGATGGTGGCGGACTTGCGCACCACTGGGGTCGCTACCGACTTTGCCGCCTCAGCGATCAGAGGAAATTCGTCCTGTATGACGGCTGCAGTGATAATCTCATCCAGCGTCACCATGGAACCGATGGTGAGTCCGTCCTTACCCTTCTGGATA is a window encoding:
- a CDS encoding FAD binding domain-containing protein, with translation MNDSLYIRPPTVDEALVKAAEHQGDYLYFGGGTDIQIYRKQELARQRTVIDLSDIDGLRAIQKGKDGLTIGSMVTLDEIITAAVIQDEFPLIAEAAKSVATPVVRKSATIGGNLLVQNRCTFYNQSKAWRKAIGSCLKEVGDICQVTGGKDKCFARNVSDTAPALMVLEATVVIHNRDAIVGIPLKDIYVADGIQEHIHLDDDAILTEIKIAREPERWWFRKLRLRRSVDFTSLTVAATVDSDGTARVCLNGVSMAPVLVEQPLSSMTLEDLIRRARKECKTVDNDMMPLKYRREMIDVYLTDWWHSIADAR